One segment of Rhodopirellula baltica SH 1 DNA contains the following:
- a CDS encoding outer membrane protein assembly factor BamB family protein produces MTGFQRYLVVLLTLAIGDSLVDAEDWIRFRGPNGSGVVNSDESVPVEWSPTQNVKWKLALPGAGVSSPIVVGDRVFVTCYSGYGLDRANPGDINDLKRHLVCVDAKSGEMIWEKSIDAVQPEDPYTGAGVPSHGYASHSPVSDGENVYVFFGKTGAFAFDFDGNQLWHTPLGTESDPHRWGSASSPILLDDKVIVTASSESQALVALDKSTGKEIWRQEAKGLDNVWGTPALAKTENGVDLVVGVAGEVWGINPENGKLRWYALAGESDQASTSAVVDKDVVIVVGGRGSGSIAVRAGGAGDVTDSHVAWNGSESGRFATPVAYNGTVYMIANDVLTRTDEESGEMVDRIRLSGGSGSSGGGRGGSDYASPIVVNGKLYYMKGNGDMFVFDVQEELKQLAVNRTTTETESFSGSPAYSDGKLFIRSNKHLYCVVAGPFDDSSEPVPADVTPDSNEMAQRGDRGRGGPGGGFGRGGFGGGGFGNRGGGDRGRGGGRGGFGGQQEDDRPDRPQRPPLDDTSSN; encoded by the coding sequence ATGACCGGTTTTCAACGTTACTTGGTCGTACTCTTGACGCTCGCGATAGGCGATTCTCTTGTCGATGCCGAGGATTGGATTCGGTTTCGCGGGCCAAATGGATCAGGAGTCGTCAACAGCGACGAATCCGTTCCGGTTGAATGGAGCCCGACACAGAACGTCAAGTGGAAGCTGGCTCTTCCGGGAGCGGGTGTTTCCAGTCCCATCGTTGTTGGCGATCGAGTCTTTGTGACGTGCTACTCCGGCTATGGGCTCGATCGTGCCAATCCCGGCGACATCAATGATCTGAAAAGACATCTCGTTTGCGTGGACGCCAAGTCAGGCGAAATGATTTGGGAGAAGTCGATCGACGCGGTTCAACCGGAAGATCCTTATACGGGTGCCGGAGTGCCATCGCACGGTTACGCCTCGCACTCGCCCGTCTCGGATGGAGAAAACGTGTACGTGTTCTTTGGAAAGACCGGCGCGTTCGCGTTTGATTTCGATGGCAACCAGTTGTGGCACACTCCGTTGGGCACCGAATCTGATCCTCACCGTTGGGGTTCCGCCTCCAGTCCAATTTTGTTGGATGACAAGGTGATCGTGACGGCTTCTTCGGAAAGCCAAGCTTTGGTGGCTTTGGACAAATCGACTGGCAAAGAAATTTGGCGTCAAGAAGCAAAGGGACTCGACAACGTGTGGGGAACACCGGCGCTTGCGAAAACGGAGAACGGTGTGGACTTGGTCGTCGGAGTTGCCGGCGAGGTATGGGGGATCAATCCAGAAAACGGAAAGCTTCGCTGGTACGCGTTGGCGGGCGAATCAGATCAAGCCAGCACCAGCGCGGTCGTTGACAAAGATGTTGTCATCGTTGTTGGAGGTCGCGGTAGCGGATCGATTGCGGTTCGCGCCGGAGGAGCCGGTGACGTGACGGATTCTCATGTGGCTTGGAACGGTTCTGAATCAGGGCGTTTCGCGACACCGGTGGCTTACAACGGCACGGTCTACATGATCGCCAACGACGTGCTAACTCGCACCGATGAGGAATCAGGCGAGATGGTCGACCGCATTCGTTTGTCAGGGGGAAGCGGCAGTTCGGGCGGCGGACGTGGCGGCTCGGACTACGCGTCACCCATCGTCGTCAATGGCAAGCTGTACTACATGAAAGGCAACGGCGACATGTTCGTCTTTGATGTGCAAGAAGAACTAAAACAACTCGCCGTCAATCGCACGACGACAGAGACTGAATCGTTCAGCGGATCGCCGGCCTACAGCGATGGCAAGTTGTTCATTCGATCGAATAAACATCTTTACTGCGTCGTCGCAGGTCCCTTCGATGACTCATCCGAACCGGTGCCCGCGGATGTGACACCGGACTCAAATGAAATGGCGCAACGCGGTGACCGAGGAAGGGGAGGCCCCGGTGGTGGATTCGGACGCGGCGGTTTCGGCGGTGGTGGATTTGGCAACCGTGGTGGCGGTGATCGCGGCCGAGGCGGCGGGCGCGGGGGCTTTGGCGGTCAGCAGGAAGACGACCGTCCTGATCGTCCCCAACGACCGCCGTTGGATGACACCAGTAGCAACTGA
- a CDS encoding LamG domain-containing protein has protein sequence MNPNGWTTRQLTRGPNRIRFNHRTPPSGVVLDGTNLVSKDPYQVRVWQHVVARKSGNELSLWIDGNLAAQQEDDAPLPANMQILIGQLYPTKNYRPYVGQIDEVAFNDRALSKQEIRRHIRASGRLVDFD, from the coding sequence ATGAATCCAAACGGTTGGACAACTAGACAATTGACGCGCGGGCCGAACCGAATTCGATTCAATCATCGAACACCGCCTTCGGGAGTGGTGTTAGACGGGACGAATCTGGTCTCAAAGGATCCATACCAAGTCCGCGTGTGGCAGCACGTTGTCGCTCGCAAATCCGGCAACGAGTTGTCGCTATGGATCGACGGGAACCTCGCGGCGCAGCAAGAGGACGACGCTCCGCTGCCGGCCAACATGCAAATCCTGATCGGGCAACTCTACCCGACCAAGAACTATCGTCCTTACGTCGGACAAATCGACGAAGTCGCGTTCAACGACCGAGCTCTGTCGAAACAGGAAATCCGCAGGCACATCCGAGCCTCCGGGCGACTCGTCGATTTTGACTGA
- a CDS encoding family 78 glycoside hydrolase catalytic domain — translation MKYSRFVVGITLFLVADTLALANETLATIARPQLDANVEAERDSFLSRGYTPLFNGKDLSGWRNPYSHGEASVVDGEIHLKADNKFFLVTEQKYSNFRLSVDIHLPEGPSNSGVMFRCHVDEDAEKKVYGYQAECDGSERRWSGGLFDEARRRWIWPSTKGRSTTQFRAHEEESQKFFAEPRVRDALNRNGWNRYTITCIDDVITIELNGVQTVRFRDAMDSSGFIGIQHHGEKGQTYRFRNLFIKELPLIPASEHVSLTEQEPVSIKRINDKVTLIDFGKVAFGNIVMPVPADGRGTVNVHFGEKIKEGCIDRSPPGTVRYGMTSVRRGQQRGNWIVPTPVDDRNIQQSGRMNANPPAVLTPSAWQPVMPFRWIEIEGLEADFAFDQICRRAAFSKTWNDDASSFECSDETLNRIWDLCKYSIKATTFAGVYVDGDRERIPYEADAYLNQLSHYSTDDHVTMAARTFDWLMENGTWPTEWAPHMVFMAHAEWMNSGDTKWLQQRYESLKSKTLLHRSGDDGLVRSDELDRSRHDIVDWPQKERDGFVFTEINTVVNAFHIEALKQMAEMAMAVGKTEDADAFAARAELAVAAFQKTLFDEETGIYRDGVGTEHSSIHANFFPLAFGLVPEDKQAGVVDWLATKGMDCSVYAAQYFMDALFQNGGEHKALALMLADGDRSWKHMVNSGTTITWEAWEMKYKPNQDWNHAWGAAPANLLPRHVLGVQPVRPGWKRVLVRPCPGDLKFARGKVPSKHGPIHVDWNCESGFKLSVDLPEGVTANLDLPELEGAESVSVNGSAVSVTKKQNRWVLDGEFSGSILVEAN, via the coding sequence GTGAAGTACAGTCGATTTGTTGTTGGAATCACCCTGTTCTTGGTCGCCGATACGCTTGCTCTGGCAAACGAGACATTGGCAACCATTGCGAGGCCGCAGCTTGATGCCAATGTCGAGGCGGAGCGTGACAGCTTTCTCAGTCGTGGCTACACACCTCTGTTCAACGGCAAGGATCTGTCCGGTTGGCGGAATCCGTATTCCCACGGCGAAGCTTCCGTGGTGGATGGCGAAATTCACCTGAAGGCGGACAACAAATTCTTTTTGGTGACCGAGCAGAAGTATTCCAACTTTCGGCTGAGCGTTGACATTCATTTGCCCGAAGGACCATCCAACTCGGGCGTGATGTTTCGCTGCCACGTCGATGAGGATGCGGAGAAAAAAGTGTACGGCTATCAGGCCGAATGCGATGGCTCTGAGCGACGTTGGTCCGGCGGATTATTTGACGAAGCAAGACGCCGCTGGATATGGCCGAGCACAAAGGGCCGTTCGACAACGCAGTTTCGCGCGCACGAAGAGGAGTCGCAGAAGTTCTTTGCCGAGCCGCGTGTCCGCGATGCACTCAATCGCAATGGATGGAATCGCTACACGATCACTTGCATCGATGATGTCATCACGATTGAACTCAACGGAGTGCAAACGGTTCGGTTCCGGGATGCGATGGACTCCAGCGGTTTCATTGGCATTCAGCATCACGGTGAAAAGGGGCAAACCTATCGCTTCCGCAATCTGTTCATCAAAGAGTTGCCTTTGATTCCGGCAAGCGAGCATGTGTCGCTGACCGAGCAAGAACCCGTCTCAATCAAACGGATCAACGACAAAGTCACCTTGATTGATTTCGGCAAGGTTGCGTTTGGAAACATCGTCATGCCTGTTCCCGCGGACGGACGTGGCACAGTCAACGTGCACTTTGGTGAAAAGATTAAAGAAGGATGCATCGACCGATCCCCACCGGGAACCGTTCGGTATGGAATGACGTCCGTGCGTCGTGGGCAGCAACGAGGCAATTGGATCGTGCCGACTCCCGTCGACGACCGCAACATTCAGCAATCGGGACGGATGAACGCGAATCCGCCCGCGGTGCTGACGCCATCCGCATGGCAACCCGTGATGCCGTTTCGCTGGATCGAGATCGAAGGGCTGGAAGCCGACTTTGCGTTTGATCAAATTTGTCGGCGGGCCGCGTTCTCGAAGACGTGGAACGATGACGCGAGCTCGTTTGAATGTTCCGATGAGACACTCAATCGGATTTGGGATCTGTGCAAGTACAGCATCAAAGCCACCACCTTTGCCGGCGTCTACGTCGATGGCGACCGGGAACGGATCCCGTACGAAGCCGATGCCTACTTGAATCAGCTCAGTCACTATTCAACGGACGATCACGTCACGATGGCCGCTCGGACCTTTGACTGGTTGATGGAAAACGGCACGTGGCCGACCGAATGGGCTCCTCACATGGTGTTCATGGCTCACGCGGAATGGATGAACTCCGGAGACACAAAGTGGTTGCAACAACGCTACGAATCGCTGAAGTCAAAAACACTTTTGCATCGCAGCGGCGACGATGGGTTGGTCCGCAGTGATGAATTGGATCGAAGTCGCCACGACATCGTTGATTGGCCTCAGAAAGAACGCGACGGGTTTGTGTTCACCGAGATCAACACGGTCGTCAACGCGTTTCACATCGAGGCTCTGAAACAAATGGCCGAGATGGCGATGGCAGTGGGAAAGACCGAAGATGCGGATGCTTTCGCGGCCCGTGCCGAATTGGCCGTGGCCGCCTTCCAAAAAACGCTGTTCGATGAGGAGACGGGCATTTACCGCGACGGCGTTGGGACCGAACACAGCAGCATCCACGCGAACTTCTTTCCGCTCGCGTTTGGATTGGTTCCAGAAGACAAACAGGCCGGAGTTGTCGATTGGCTGGCAACCAAAGGCATGGACTGCAGCGTGTATGCGGCGCAGTACTTCATGGACGCCTTGTTTCAAAACGGCGGCGAGCACAAAGCACTGGCATTGATGTTGGCCGATGGCGATCGCAGTTGGAAACACATGGTCAACAGCGGAACGACCATCACGTGGGAGGCTTGGGAGATGAAGTACAAACCCAACCAAGATTGGAATCACGCTTGGGGTGCGGCGCCAGCGAACCTCTTGCCGCGTCACGTGCTTGGCGTCCAACCTGTCCGCCCAGGTTGGAAACGAGTCCTCGTGCGTCCTTGCCCGGGTGATCTGAAATTTGCTCGCGGAAAAGTGCCGTCCAAGCATGGCCCCATCCACGTGGATTGGAATTGCGAATCGGGTTTCAAGCTTTCCGTCGATTTGCCCGAGGGAGTCACCGCGAATTTGGATTTACCTGAATTGGAAGGCGCGGAATCGGTTTCAGTCAACGGATCGGCTGTTTCCGTGACCAAGAAACAGAACCGTTGGGTTCTCGATGGCGAATTCAGTGGCTCGATTTTGGTCGAGGCCAATTGA
- a CDS encoding dienelactone hydrolase family protein, with protein MKRKTADQFEQRVLDLYDDFAHGRLDRRGYLKGLAAFAVGGVTVEALEESLSPNYAWAEQVSATDPRIKTETVTYDSPEGGGQISGLLARPATGEKFPSVVVIHENRGLNPYIADVARRLAVEGFLALAPDALSPLGGYPGNDDDGRAMQRRRDRGEMTEDFVAAVKWIDTHELSTGKVGAVGFCFGGGMVNQLAVRLPNVLDAGVPFYGSQPDAEDVVKIKTPLSIQNAELDLRIMAGAEAFNEALKANEVLCESHVYPGVNHGFHNDTTPRYDEAAAELAWKRTLAWFNQYLKA; from the coding sequence ATGAAACGCAAAACCGCAGACCAATTTGAACAACGTGTTCTCGATCTGTACGACGACTTTGCTCATGGGCGATTGGATCGACGAGGTTACTTGAAGGGACTCGCCGCATTTGCCGTTGGAGGAGTCACGGTCGAGGCGCTCGAAGAAAGTCTTTCACCTAACTACGCATGGGCCGAGCAAGTCTCCGCGACGGATCCGCGAATCAAGACGGAGACGGTCACGTATGATTCGCCTGAAGGCGGTGGTCAGATCAGTGGTTTGCTTGCTCGACCGGCGACCGGTGAAAAGTTTCCCAGTGTTGTGGTGATTCATGAGAACCGTGGTTTGAATCCATACATCGCCGACGTTGCAAGACGATTGGCCGTGGAGGGTTTTCTCGCGTTGGCACCGGATGCTTTGTCACCGTTGGGCGGTTACCCCGGCAATGACGATGATGGTCGCGCGATGCAGAGGCGTCGTGACCGTGGCGAGATGACGGAAGACTTCGTCGCCGCTGTCAAATGGATCGACACGCATGAGCTTTCGACGGGGAAGGTCGGTGCGGTCGGTTTTTGCTTTGGTGGGGGCATGGTCAACCAACTCGCGGTTCGACTGCCCAACGTTCTTGACGCTGGAGTGCCGTTCTATGGCAGCCAACCAGATGCGGAAGACGTCGTCAAAATCAAGACTCCTTTGTCGATACAAAATGCGGAGCTCGACCTTCGAATCATGGCTGGCGCGGAAGCTTTCAACGAAGCGTTGAAGGCGAACGAAGTGCTTTGTGAGTCACACGTTTATCCGGGAGTCAATCATGGTTTCCACAATGACACCACACCTCGCTACGACGAGGCCGCAGCCGAACTGGCGTGGAAACGAACGCTTGCCTGGTTCAATCAATATTTGAAGGCATAG
- a CDS encoding family 16 glycoside hydrolase, translating to MSVQAEDSFENLFNGKDLSGWAGNDSFWSVRDGVIHGETTKENPTKGNTFLVWQGGEVGDFVFKTKVRFRGNNSGVQYRSELIDPKEFVVKGYQADLHKSPDFFGMLYAEKWRGIVAKRFQKVEVGSDGKPKVVGEVGDRSQKLVDWEWNELTIIAVGDRQIHQVNGVTTMDLTDNHPEARRSGILALQLHAGPPMTCEFKDVQLRELTATDAKSVLNSYVQSGAATEGKNVKKPSAANAFDWVAKSPTPQWIWRRDQPSSDDLLYLRHQFEFMPEGSKEAIRSARLYATCDNEATVWINGKPVGDCPDWKYPIKKLDARQFVQPGKNQIAVKAGNRGGVAAFVFKLEVETEDGTVHQVISNPTWKLANKVTGDWKTTAYDDAKWNVAAKSLGNFGKSPWGKPGVGTDQASGDTSFSADEVTVADGFQVELIYQVPKVRQGSWVSLTTDDQGRLYASDQGEAGLYRITLDESSSNATGESGVQVEKMPVKVSGAQGMAWHNGALYFNRGSSPMYRVTDSTGDGLLDHAEELFGTHGGGEHGNHAVIPTEDGDALYVAAGNHTNLPDESIIAGSRVPTWNEDLLLPREWDANGHARGRLAPGGWITRFDPKTNEHEVISMGYRNQYDIALNRAGDLFTYDADMEWDLGSPWYRPTRINHAVSGSDYGWRSGSGKWPEYYEDSLPAVLNIGPGSPTGVVGGQGAKFPAKYQDAIYALDWTFGTIYAIHLEPDGAGWKAHQEAFCYGAPLPVTDAIVGKDGALYFTVGGRGTQSALFRITYEGDDSTEPVSAPIPGEEVRQQRRSLEAFHGKEHAGAVAKAWPHLSSNDRWLRYAARIAVESQPTQQWADKVFGESDTQARITGAVALARRGDESHRAALINALLAMEPASLPESQLLGLLRAYALTFIRLGEPTAEERELVIEELDAMLPNNSKDVNTELVRLLVYLESPTVIDKAIAMMTNAKPTPPAWVENVDFQRNQRYGSRVVKMLENQPPSHEINYAFMLRNLRDGWTMDNLRAYIQFINQAAKYSGGNSYGKFLANLRDEVLGHLSNAQREELSDISGEDFNPVPDFEITAPKGPGKKWTLAEASKHTGGALRQADYESGRNLFHAAQCASCHRFDGLGGDIGPDLTTVKNKFNANYLLESIIEPSKVISDQYGSKVVLLEDGRVLTGLMIENEDQIEIHPVSKAGETVNPVVVDPVEVISAKDSPISQMPTDMLNSLNADEVRDLIAYLLSGGDPKAKVYGR from the coding sequence TTGTCCGTCCAGGCAGAAGACTCCTTCGAAAACTTGTTCAACGGAAAAGACCTTTCCGGATGGGCTGGGAACGATTCCTTCTGGTCTGTTCGCGACGGAGTCATTCATGGCGAAACCACGAAAGAGAATCCAACCAAGGGCAACACATTCTTGGTCTGGCAAGGCGGTGAGGTCGGCGACTTTGTCTTCAAAACCAAAGTCCGTTTTCGTGGCAACAACAGCGGCGTGCAATATCGAAGCGAACTGATCGATCCGAAAGAATTTGTTGTCAAAGGCTACCAGGCGGATCTGCATAAATCGCCCGACTTCTTTGGGATGCTCTACGCAGAGAAATGGCGTGGTATCGTCGCGAAGCGATTCCAGAAGGTCGAAGTCGGTTCGGATGGCAAACCCAAGGTGGTCGGCGAAGTGGGCGACCGCTCGCAAAAGTTGGTCGATTGGGAATGGAACGAGCTGACCATCATCGCGGTGGGTGACCGGCAAATTCACCAGGTCAACGGCGTCACCACGATGGACTTGACCGACAACCATCCGGAAGCTCGCCGCAGTGGGATCCTGGCGTTGCAGTTGCACGCCGGACCTCCGATGACTTGTGAGTTCAAAGACGTTCAGCTTCGAGAGCTGACTGCAACGGACGCCAAGTCCGTGTTGAATTCCTACGTCCAAAGTGGTGCTGCGACCGAAGGCAAAAACGTCAAGAAACCTTCTGCTGCGAACGCGTTTGATTGGGTTGCCAAGTCACCGACTCCGCAATGGATTTGGCGCCGGGACCAACCATCGTCCGACGACCTGCTCTATCTGCGGCATCAGTTCGAATTCATGCCCGAGGGATCCAAAGAAGCCATTCGCTCGGCCCGCTTGTATGCCACCTGCGACAACGAGGCGACGGTTTGGATCAACGGAAAACCGGTTGGTGATTGTCCCGATTGGAAGTACCCGATCAAAAAACTCGATGCCCGTCAATTTGTCCAGCCAGGCAAGAATCAAATCGCAGTGAAAGCCGGCAATCGCGGTGGAGTGGCGGCTTTCGTTTTCAAACTGGAAGTCGAAACCGAGGATGGAACCGTGCATCAAGTCATCTCCAATCCGACTTGGAAGCTGGCCAACAAGGTGACCGGTGATTGGAAGACGACCGCTTATGATGATGCCAAATGGAACGTCGCCGCCAAGTCGCTGGGAAATTTTGGGAAGTCGCCTTGGGGAAAACCGGGTGTTGGGACCGACCAGGCATCTGGAGACACTTCCTTCAGCGCCGACGAAGTCACGGTGGCCGATGGATTCCAAGTCGAACTGATTTATCAAGTTCCCAAGGTCCGCCAAGGAAGCTGGGTCTCGCTGACGACCGACGATCAAGGTCGCTTGTACGCCAGCGATCAAGGCGAAGCAGGCTTGTATCGAATCACGCTGGATGAATCATCTTCCAACGCGACTGGCGAATCAGGCGTCCAAGTCGAGAAGATGCCGGTGAAGGTGTCCGGGGCTCAAGGCATGGCTTGGCACAACGGTGCGTTGTATTTCAACCGCGGAAGCAGCCCGATGTATCGCGTCACGGATTCGACCGGCGACGGGTTGCTGGATCATGCGGAAGAATTGTTCGGCACGCATGGCGGCGGAGAACACGGGAACCACGCCGTGATTCCAACCGAGGACGGTGACGCTCTTTATGTCGCCGCGGGCAACCACACGAATCTGCCGGACGAATCCATCATTGCTGGATCACGCGTCCCAACTTGGAACGAAGACCTGCTGCTGCCGCGCGAATGGGACGCTAACGGACACGCTCGCGGTCGACTCGCACCCGGCGGCTGGATCACTCGGTTCGATCCCAAGACGAACGAACATGAAGTCATCTCGATGGGTTATCGCAACCAATACGACATCGCACTGAACCGTGCCGGTGACTTGTTCACTTATGACGCGGACATGGAATGGGACCTCGGTTCGCCCTGGTACCGCCCGACGCGAATCAACCATGCCGTCAGCGGTTCGGACTACGGATGGCGAAGTGGATCCGGGAAATGGCCGGAATATTACGAGGACAGCCTGCCAGCCGTGTTGAACATCGGCCCCGGCAGCCCGACGGGTGTGGTCGGCGGCCAAGGAGCCAAGTTCCCCGCCAAGTATCAAGACGCGATCTACGCGTTGGATTGGACCTTCGGAACGATCTACGCGATTCACTTGGAACCCGATGGGGCTGGTTGGAAAGCTCACCAAGAAGCGTTTTGCTACGGAGCACCTTTGCCCGTGACGGATGCCATCGTTGGCAAGGACGGAGCGTTGTACTTCACCGTTGGTGGACGTGGCACCCAGTCCGCTCTGTTCCGAATCACGTACGAAGGCGACGACTCAACCGAACCTGTTTCGGCTCCCATCCCAGGCGAAGAAGTTCGCCAACAACGCCGAAGCTTGGAAGCCTTCCACGGGAAAGAGCACGCAGGCGCGGTTGCGAAGGCATGGCCGCACCTTTCGAGCAACGATCGTTGGCTTCGATACGCGGCACGAATCGCTGTCGAGTCGCAACCGACGCAGCAATGGGCCGACAAGGTCTTCGGAGAATCCGACACGCAAGCCCGGATCACCGGTGCTGTCGCTCTGGCACGCCGAGGGGATGAATCTCATCGGGCTGCTTTGATCAACGCATTGTTAGCCATGGAACCTGCGAGTTTGCCTGAGTCGCAATTGCTCGGACTGCTGCGAGCCTACGCGTTGACGTTCATTCGACTTGGCGAACCAACCGCCGAAGAACGCGAATTGGTCATCGAAGAACTCGATGCTATGCTTCCCAACAACAGCAAAGACGTGAACACCGAACTGGTTCGCTTGTTGGTTTATCTGGAATCACCCACGGTGATCGACAAGGCCATTGCCATGATGACGAACGCGAAACCGACGCCTCCGGCTTGGGTGGAAAACGTCGATTTCCAACGCAACCAACGCTACGGTTCGCGAGTCGTGAAGATGCTCGAGAACCAACCGCCATCTCACGAGATCAACTACGCGTTCATGCTGAGAAACCTGCGTGACGGTTGGACCATGGACAACCTTCGGGCTTACATCCAGTTCATCAACCAAGCCGCAAAGTACAGCGGCGGCAACAGCTACGGCAAGTTCCTCGCAAATTTGCGTGACGAAGTGCTGGGGCATCTCAGCAACGCCCAGCGGGAAGAACTCTCCGACATCAGCGGCGAGGACTTCAACCCCGTCCCCGACTTTGAAATCACCGCTCCCAAAGGCCCCGGCAAAAAGTGGACTTTGGCAGAAGCAAGCAAGCACACTGGTGGTGCATTGCGTCAGGCCGACTACGAAAGCGGTCGCAATCTTTTCCATGCCGCTCAGTGTGCTTCCTGTCACCGATTCGATGGGCTGGGTGGCGACATCGGTCCGGACCTGACAACGGTGAAGAACAAATTCAACGCGAATTATTTGCTCGAATCCATTATCGAACCCAGCAAGGTCATCAGCGATCAATACGGATCGAAGGTGGTGCTGCTGGAAGACGGTCGCGTTTTGACCGGCCTGATGATCGAAAACGAAGACCAAATCGAAATCCATCCGGTCAGCAAGGCTGGCGAAACGGTGAATCCAGTCGTCGTGGATCCGGTTGAAGTCATCTCCGCGAAAGACTCGCCAATCTCGCAGATGCCGACGGACATGTTGAATTCGTTGAACGCAGACGAAGTCCGTGACTTGATCGCGTACTTGTTGTCCGGCGGTGACCCCAAAGCCAAAGTTTACGGAAGATAG